The following are encoded together in the Actinomycetota bacterium genome:
- a CDS encoding integrase core domain-containing protein, with protein MAALSQSLPRERWHSFLVRPETLLRWHRRLVVRKWTKRHRPPGRPAIDPEVRALVLRLARENPRWGYQRIRGELLRLGVRISASSIATLLRRAGLRPAPRRGPTWSEFLRNQARVIIACDFLTIETIRLKTIYVLFFIELSTRRVHIAGATAHPDSAWVTQQARNLAIDMADHGARALIHDRDAKFSGPFDEVFGTEGVEVIRTPYRAPNANAVAERWVGTVRRECLDWILITGRRHLERTLKTYEAHYNGHRPHRNLNLAAPEDGGAEQSDIEPSGGVRKRDVLGGLIQEYEVAA; from the coding sequence ATGGCTGCGCTCAGCCAGTCCCTGCCTCGAGAGCGATGGCATTCGTTCCTGGTGCGACCGGAGACCCTGCTCCGGTGGCACCGGCGTCTGGTCGTCCGGAAGTGGACCAAGAGGCACCGACCGCCGGGCCGACCGGCGATCGACCCTGAGGTCCGCGCGCTGGTACTGCGCCTCGCGCGAGAGAACCCTCGGTGGGGCTACCAGCGGATCCGCGGCGAGCTCCTGCGCCTCGGGGTCCGGATCTCGGCGAGCTCGATCGCGACGCTCCTTCGCCGGGCCGGCCTGCGACCAGCACCCAGACGAGGACCGACCTGGTCGGAGTTCCTGCGTAACCAGGCTCGCGTCATCATCGCCTGTGACTTCCTCACGATCGAGACGATCAGGCTGAAGACGATCTACGTGCTGTTCTTCATCGAGTTGTCCACAAGGCGCGTCCATATCGCCGGCGCGACCGCGCACCCGGACTCGGCCTGGGTCACCCAGCAGGCCCGGAACCTCGCCATCGACATGGCCGATCATGGCGCCCGGGCCCTGATCCACGACCGGGACGCGAAGTTCTCCGGTCCGTTCGATGAGGTGTTCGGCACCGAAGGCGTCGAGGTGATCCGCACGCCGTATCGGGCCCCGAACGCGAACGCCGTCGCCGAACGCTGGGTGGGCACCGTCCGGAGGGAGTGCCTGGACTGGATTCTGATCACCGGGAGGCGGCACCTCGAACGGACGCTCAAGACCTACGAGGCTCACTACAACGGGCACCGCCCCCATCGGAACTTGAATCTCGCTGCTCCCGAGGACGGCGGGGCCGAGCAGTCGGACATCGAACCGTCCGGTGGTGTGAGGAAGAGGGACGTTCTGGGCGGATTGATCCAGGAGTACGAGGTCGCGGCGTGA
- a CDS encoding tyrosinase family protein has translation MRTKPRTDPTSWEYQAAIHGTYLARPLSQWNQCRHGSWYFVSWHRMYLYYFERIVRAQVVTNGGPRDWALPYWNYAGGGNHNTLPPAFRSPTLAGGSKNPLNVAQRNPGINAGAGLPASITSPAFALSRPTFTGRSEFGGGRTSPLGQFLSETGRLEQTPHNDIHVAIGGLMGDPDTAAQDPIFWLHHANIDRLWWLWEQRHRNPTDVAWTGQSFDFVDAGGGSATLTGVDVLDTERQLGYTYYQAVARPLLPFEEKPRMQVKWPWPWPERPEVPQPSSADAGGDVEPLRSLVGATDKPIRLVGEEARVPIAIDERATQSLSGKAAAVVPQHRAFLDIEGIDAERNPGTVYGVYVNLPEQPTQDDLATHHVGNISLFGVERARNPRGDEQAHGLRVSMEITELLDRLAAEGTWQEGGRVEVALRPITLEPPEDRAEGAAQIAPTGHPDTPITIGRISVQFA, from the coding sequence ATGCGGACAAAGCCCCGGACCGACCCAACGAGTTGGGAATACCAAGCCGCGATCCACGGCACCTATTTGGCGCGTCCCCTGTCCCAGTGGAACCAATGCCGACATGGGTCTTGGTACTTCGTGTCGTGGCACCGGATGTACCTGTACTACTTCGAGCGGATCGTCCGGGCCCAGGTCGTCACGAACGGAGGGCCCAGGGACTGGGCTCTTCCCTATTGGAATTACGCCGGAGGGGGAAACCACAACACCCTGCCTCCGGCATTTCGGAGCCCGACGCTCGCGGGCGGCTCGAAGAACCCGCTGAACGTGGCCCAAAGAAACCCCGGCATCAACGCAGGAGCAGGATTGCCTGCATCCATCACCTCACCCGCGTTCGCCCTGTCTCGGCCAACCTTCACAGGACGCAGCGAGTTCGGCGGGGGTCGGACCTCGCCGCTCGGCCAGTTCCTCAGCGAAACGGGTCGGCTCGAACAGACCCCCCACAACGACATCCACGTAGCCATTGGCGGCTTGATGGGGGATCCCGACACCGCAGCCCAGGATCCGATCTTCTGGCTCCACCACGCGAACATCGACCGGCTCTGGTGGCTTTGGGAGCAGCGCCACCGTAATCCGACCGATGTCGCCTGGACCGGCCAGTCATTCGACTTCGTCGACGCTGGCGGCGGCTCGGCGACGCTCACCGGCGTCGATGTCCTCGACACGGAGAGGCAGCTCGGCTATACGTACTATCAGGCGGTCGCGAGGCCCCTGTTGCCTTTCGAGGAGAAGCCGCGGATGCAGGTGAAGTGGCCTTGGCCTTGGCCCGAGCGTCCCGAGGTCCCGCAGCCCTCGAGTGCCGATGCGGGCGGAGATGTCGAGCCCCTGCGAAGCCTCGTCGGCGCGACGGATAAGCCGATCCGGCTGGTTGGCGAGGAAGCCCGCGTGCCCATCGCGATCGACGAGCGCGCTACGCAATCGCTGAGTGGGAAGGCCGCCGCCGTCGTTCCTCAGCACCGCGCCTTTCTCGACATCGAGGGCATCGATGCCGAGCGCAATCCGGGCACCGTGTACGGGGTCTACGTGAACCTGCCGGAGCAGCCGACCCAAGACGATCTCGCGACTCACCACGTCGGAAACATTTCTCTCTTTGGCGTTGAGCGAGCCCGTAATCCTCGCGGCGACGAGCAAGCGCACGGGCTCCGCGTCTCCATGGAGATCACCGAACTGCTCGACCGCCTCGCAGCTGAGGGCACGTGGCAGGAGGGTGGACGGGTCGAAGTGGCCCTTCGTCCGATCACCCTCGAGCCTCCCGAGGACCGGGCGGAGGGCGCAGCCCAGATCGCGCCGACCGGGCACCCTGACACTCCGATCACGATTGGCCGGATCAGCGTCCAATTCGCCTGA